From Columba livia isolate bColLiv1 breed racing homer chromosome 5, bColLiv1.pat.W.v2, whole genome shotgun sequence, one genomic window encodes:
- the RPUSD2 gene encoding pseudouridylate synthase RPUSD2 translates to MRSSSEGGTAPLCPVFPVKGPFPLSRGRERDGRHCASAGGVASPRLAAQPDVMQCAAGRAGALGAAWLRLVARSGARRSLPPRTGGMAEPGPALSGAEEVQPAPGDKEEAAPAPKKRRLAAGERYVPPPRKLSTGVSFGPEHFAETSYYFEGGLRKVRPYYFDFRTYCKGRWVGRSLLDVFSTEFRAQPLAYYRAAARAGRLRLNEEPVRDLDIVLKNNDFLRNTVHRHEPPVTAQPIQILVENDEVVVVDKPSSLPVHPCGRFRHNTVIFILGKEHDLKELHTIHRLDRMTSGVLMFAKTVEVSKRIDEQVRERQLEKEYVCRVLGEFPEHQVVCEEPILVVSYKVGVCRVDPKGKPCKTVFQRLSYNGKTSVVRCLPRTGRTHQIRVHLQYLGHPIVNDPIYNMEAWGPGRGKGGKIDKTDEELLKALVEEHRSKQSLDILGISEEDLNSNAENTDCGNSSDGTKSVQVDPTNENSCPAEDTKDPEKNDTAACLLSSDPSLETLETNKEAGSCKNQEGQTGDRSWEEKDPLCVECKTRRRDPSPRELVMFLHALRYKGAQFEYRSKMPQWALEDWEE, encoded by the exons GCGTGGCCTCGCCGCGATTGGCCGCGCAGCCTGACGTCATGCAGTGCGCCGCGGGGCGCGCCGGCGCGCTGGGGGCCGCGTGGTTGCGCTTGGTGGCGCGGAGCGGGGCTCGGCGGTCGCTCCCTCCCCGCACCGGCGGCATGGCGGAGCCGGGCCCCGCGCTCAGCGGCGCCGAGGAGGTGCAGCCGGCCCCCGGCGACAAGGAAGAGGCGGCGCCGGCCCCTAAGAAGCGGCGGCTGGCGGCCGGGGAGCGCTACGTGCCGCCGCCGCGGAAGCTGAGCACGGGGGTGAGCTTCGGACCCGAGCACTTCGCCGAGACCTCCTACTACTTCGAGGGAGGGCTCCGCAAGGTCCGGCCCTACTACTTCGATTTCCGCACCTACTGCAAGGGCCGCTGGGTGGGCCGCAGCCTCCTGGACGTGTTCAGCACCGAGTTCCGCGCACAGCCCCTCGCCTACTACCGGGCCGCCGCCCGCGCCGGCCGCCTGCGCCTCAACGAGGAGCCGGTGCGCGACCTGGACATCGTGCTCAAG AATAATGATTTTCTGAGGAACACGGTGCATCGCCATGAGCCACCAGTCACCGCCCAGCCCATCCAGATCCTGGTGGAGAACGATGAGGTGGTGGTTGTGGACAAACCCTCCTCTTTGCCAGTCCATCCCTGTGGCAGGTTCCGTCACAACACCGTCATCTTCATCCTGGGCAAAGAGCATGATCTGAAGGAGCTGCACACCATCCACCGGCTCGATCGCATGACCTCGGGAGTCCTGATGTTTGCCAAGACCGTGGAGGTGTCCAAGAGGATCGATGAGCAGGTTCGGGAGAGACAG CTGGAGAAGGAGTACGTCTGCCGCGTGCTGGGGGAGTTCCCGGAGCACCAAGTGGTCTGCGAAGAGCCCATCCTGGTTGTTTCTTACAAAGTGGGAGTGTGCCGCGTGGACCCCAAGGGGAAACCCTGCAAAACCGTCTTCCAGAGACTCAGTTACAACGGCAAGACCAGCGTTGTCAGGTGTCTTCCGCGCACCGGCCGCACGCACCAGATCCGGGTGCACTTGCAGTACTTGGGGCACCCTATTGTCAATGACCCCATCTATAACATGGAAGCCTGGGGACCCGGCAGGGGCAAAGGTGGGAAAATCGATAAAACGGATGAAGAACTCCTGAAGGCGCTGGTCGAGGAGCATCGTTCCAAACAGAGCTTGGATATCTTGGGTATTTCAGAGGAGGATTTGAACTCCAACGCTGAAAATACCGACTGTGGTAATTCAAGCGACGGCACAAAGTCTGTGCAGGTTGATCCTACAAATGAGAACTCCTGCCCTGCCGAGGACACGAAGGATCCCGAGAAAAATGACACAGCAGCTTGTCTGCTGAGCTCTGATCCCAGCCTGGAAACGcttgaaacaaataaagaagcgGGCTCCTGCAAGAATCAGGAGGGGCAGACGGGAGACAGGAGTTGGGAGGAGAAGGACCCCTTGTGCGTGGAGTGTAAAACGCGGCGGCGGGACCCGTCCCCCCGCGAGCTGGTCATGTTCCTGCACGCCCTGCGCTACAAGGGAGCCCAGTTTGAGTATCGCTCCAAGATGCCCCAGTGGGCTCTGGAGGACTGGGAGGAATGA